A window of Hevea brasiliensis isolate MT/VB/25A 57/8 chromosome 14, ASM3005281v1, whole genome shotgun sequence contains these coding sequences:
- the LOC110641409 gene encoding glucosamine inositolphosphorylceramide transferase 1 isoform X2, producing the protein MDVWKNESAAWPVANPVVTCASVSDAGFPSNFVADPFLYVQGDTLYLFYETKNSITMQGDIGVAKSTDKGASWQQLGIALDEDWHLSYPYVFNHLDKIYMMPEGSAKGELRLYRAVNFPLQWKLEKILMKKPLVDSFIIKHDGEYWLFGSDHSGFGTKKNGQLEIWHSSSPLGPWKPHKKNPIYNVDKSLGARNGGRPFLHEGILYRIGQDCGETYGHQVRVFKVEVLTKNDYKEVEVSLGFEESRKGRNAWNGARYHHLDVQQLSSGKWIGVMDGDRVPSGDLVRRFVLGCASLAAVTAIVVVLGVLLGAVKCIIPLNWCAYYSGKRSDTLLVWERSNAFSSKVRRFCGRLNRAASSLRVKIRPNTWAGRLVLAVIFAVGVALIFTSVKCFYGGNGAEEPYPFKGSYSQFTLLTMTYDARLWNLKMYVKHYSRCSSVKEIVVVWNKGTPPKLSDLDSVVPVRIRVENQNSLNNRFKKDELIKTRAVLELDDDIMMTCDDIERGFNVWRQHPDRIVGFYPRLISGSPLKYRGEKYARKHKGYNMILTGAAFVDSKVAFERYCGEEAKRGRDLVDKYFNCEDVLLNYLYANASTSGTVEYVRPTWAIDTSKFSGAAISRNTQLHYKVRSNCLQKFSEMYGSIGGRKSEFQWRKDGWDS; encoded by the exons ATGGATGTTTGGAAAAATGAGAGTGCAGCCTGGCCAGTGGCTAACCCAGTTGTCACCTGTGCCTCAGTCTCAGATGCTGGCTTCCCCAGTAATTTCGTTGCTGATCCTTTTCTTTATGTTCAG GGAGATACTCTTTACCTGTTTTATGAAACTAAGAATTCAATTACCATGCAAGGAGATATTGGAGTTGCAAAAAGTACTGATAAAGGAGCATCATGGCAGCAATTGGGCATTGCCTTGGATGAGGACTGGCATCTCTCTTATCCCTATGTATTTAACCATCTTGACAAA ATATACATGATGCCTGAGGGCAGTGCAAAGGGTGAACTTCGTCTTTATCGAGCAGTTAATTTTCCCTTGCAATGGAAACTGGAGAAAATCCTTATGAAAAAGCCACTTGTTGATTCCTTCATCATAAAACATGATGGAGAATATTGGCTTTTTGGTTCAGATCACAGTGGTTTTGGAACAAAGAAAAATGGACAACTGGAAATCTGGCATAGCAGTTCACCTCTTGGTCCTTGGAAACCACACAAGAAGAATCCAATTTATAATGTTGACAAAAGCTTGGGAGCTAGAAATGGAGGCAGACCATTTTTGCATGAGGGGATCCTTTATCGCATTGGTCAGGACTGTGGTGAAACATATGGACACCAAGTGCGAGTCTTCAAGGTGGAAGTTCTTACCAAGAATGATTATAAAGAAGTTGAAGTCTCCTTGGGCTTTGAAGAATCCAGAAAGGGACGGAATGCTTGGAATGGTGCTCGTTACCATCATCTTGATGTGCAGCAGTTAAGTTCTGGCAAATGGATTGGGGTTATGGATGGGGACCGTGTACCTTCTGGAGACTTGGTCCGTCGGTTTGTTCTTGGCTGTGCTTCGCTTGCAGCAGTTACTGCAATTGTTGTGGTATTGGGTGTGCTGCTAGGAGCTGTGAAATGTATTATCCCCCTCAATTGGTGTGCTTACTACTCGGGGAAGAGGAGTGATACTCTTTTGGTCTGGGAAAGGTCGAATGCATTTTCTTCAAAGGTAAGAAGGTTTTGTGGTCGCTTGAACAGAGCAGCATCATCTCTCCGTGTAAAAATAAGGCCTAATACTTGGGCTGGAAGATTGGTTTTGGCTGTGATATTTGCAGTTGGAGTTGCACTAATTTTTACCAGTGTTAAATGTTTCTATGGAGGCAATGGTGCTGAGGAACCTTACCCATTTAAGGGTTCCTACTCTCAATTTACTCTATTGACGATGACATATGATGCCCGCCTCTGGAATTTGAAAATGTATGTTAAGCATTACTCGAGGTGTTCTTCAGTTAAAGAGATTGTTGTGGTTTGGAATAAAGGGACACCCCCCAAATTGAGTGACCTGGACTCTGTGGTGCCTGTTAGGATCAGAGTAGAAAATCAGAATTCACTTAACAATCGGTTCAAAAAGGATGAATTGATAAAGACCCGTGCTGTACTTGAGCTTGATGATGACATTATGATGACTTGTGATGACATTGAGAGAGGATTCAATGTATGGCGCCAACATCCTGACCGGATTGTTGGTTTCTATCCACGACTCATTAGTGGAAGCCCATTAAAGTACAGAGGTGAGAAATATGCCCGAAAACATAAAGGTTATAACATGATTCTTACTGGGGCAGCATTCGTAGACAGTAAAGTAGCTTTTGAGAGGTATTGCGGTGAGGAAGCTAAGCGTGGGAGGGATTTGGTGGACAAATATTTTAACTGTGAGGATGTGCTATTGAATTACTTGTATGCAAATGCAAGTACATCTGGTACAGTTGAATATGTGAGACCAACATGGGCAATAGATACGTCAAAATTCTCTGGTGCTGCAATTAGCCGAAATACGCAATTGCATTACAAGGTTAGAAGTAATTGCCTCCAGAAATTTTCTGAGATGTATGGAAGTATAGGTGGCCGGAAATCAGAATTTCAATGGCGAAAGGATGGCTGGGATTCATAG
- the LOC110641409 gene encoding glucosamine inositolphosphorylceramide transferase 1 isoform X1, with translation MVVSGAIGAGGVGAGAGCTNSTTAVSSCWDVNLKCLFRWRWEYQQHLLHHRFLPPGLVFFLCCLVLYGSIGMLYGWLMFNKPYVSAVGDVRLNSVGCQEDNEGSWSIGLFYGDSPFSLKPIETMDVWKNESAAWPVANPVVTCASVSDAGFPSNFVADPFLYVQGDTLYLFYETKNSITMQGDIGVAKSTDKGASWQQLGIALDEDWHLSYPYVFNHLDKIYMMPEGSAKGELRLYRAVNFPLQWKLEKILMKKPLVDSFIIKHDGEYWLFGSDHSGFGTKKNGQLEIWHSSSPLGPWKPHKKNPIYNVDKSLGARNGGRPFLHEGILYRIGQDCGETYGHQVRVFKVEVLTKNDYKEVEVSLGFEESRKGRNAWNGARYHHLDVQQLSSGKWIGVMDGDRVPSGDLVRRFVLGCASLAAVTAIVVVLGVLLGAVKCIIPLNWCAYYSGKRSDTLLVWERSNAFSSKVRRFCGRLNRAASSLRVKIRPNTWAGRLVLAVIFAVGVALIFTSVKCFYGGNGAEEPYPFKGSYSQFTLLTMTYDARLWNLKMYVKHYSRCSSVKEIVVVWNKGTPPKLSDLDSVVPVRIRVENQNSLNNRFKKDELIKTRAVLELDDDIMMTCDDIERGFNVWRQHPDRIVGFYPRLISGSPLKYRGEKYARKHKGYNMILTGAAFVDSKVAFERYCGEEAKRGRDLVDKYFNCEDVLLNYLYANASTSGTVEYVRPTWAIDTSKFSGAAISRNTQLHYKVRSNCLQKFSEMYGSIGGRKSEFQWRKDGWDS, from the exons ATGGTGGTTTCTGGAGCTATTGGAGCAGGAGGTGTAGGTGCTGGTGCCGGTTGTACTAATAGTACAACTGCGGTGAGCTCCTGCTGGGACGTAAACTTGAAGTGCTTGTTTCGGTGGAGATGGGAGTATCAACAGCACTTGCTTCATCACAGATTTCTGCCGCCTGGGTTGGTGTTCTTTTTGTGCTGCTTGGTtttgtatggatcgattggtatgctGTATGGGTGGCTTATGTTTAATAAGCCTTACGTGAGTGCTGTTGGGGATGTTAGGTTGAACTCGGTTGGGTGTCAAGAGGACAATGAGGGTTCATGGTCTATTGGTCTTTTCTATGGTGACTCTCCCTTCTCTTTGAAGCCAATTGAAACT ATGGATGTTTGGAAAAATGAGAGTGCAGCCTGGCCAGTGGCTAACCCAGTTGTCACCTGTGCCTCAGTCTCAGATGCTGGCTTCCCCAGTAATTTCGTTGCTGATCCTTTTCTTTATGTTCAG GGAGATACTCTTTACCTGTTTTATGAAACTAAGAATTCAATTACCATGCAAGGAGATATTGGAGTTGCAAAAAGTACTGATAAAGGAGCATCATGGCAGCAATTGGGCATTGCCTTGGATGAGGACTGGCATCTCTCTTATCCCTATGTATTTAACCATCTTGACAAA ATATACATGATGCCTGAGGGCAGTGCAAAGGGTGAACTTCGTCTTTATCGAGCAGTTAATTTTCCCTTGCAATGGAAACTGGAGAAAATCCTTATGAAAAAGCCACTTGTTGATTCCTTCATCATAAAACATGATGGAGAATATTGGCTTTTTGGTTCAGATCACAGTGGTTTTGGAACAAAGAAAAATGGACAACTGGAAATCTGGCATAGCAGTTCACCTCTTGGTCCTTGGAAACCACACAAGAAGAATCCAATTTATAATGTTGACAAAAGCTTGGGAGCTAGAAATGGAGGCAGACCATTTTTGCATGAGGGGATCCTTTATCGCATTGGTCAGGACTGTGGTGAAACATATGGACACCAAGTGCGAGTCTTCAAGGTGGAAGTTCTTACCAAGAATGATTATAAAGAAGTTGAAGTCTCCTTGGGCTTTGAAGAATCCAGAAAGGGACGGAATGCTTGGAATGGTGCTCGTTACCATCATCTTGATGTGCAGCAGTTAAGTTCTGGCAAATGGATTGGGGTTATGGATGGGGACCGTGTACCTTCTGGAGACTTGGTCCGTCGGTTTGTTCTTGGCTGTGCTTCGCTTGCAGCAGTTACTGCAATTGTTGTGGTATTGGGTGTGCTGCTAGGAGCTGTGAAATGTATTATCCCCCTCAATTGGTGTGCTTACTACTCGGGGAAGAGGAGTGATACTCTTTTGGTCTGGGAAAGGTCGAATGCATTTTCTTCAAAGGTAAGAAGGTTTTGTGGTCGCTTGAACAGAGCAGCATCATCTCTCCGTGTAAAAATAAGGCCTAATACTTGGGCTGGAAGATTGGTTTTGGCTGTGATATTTGCAGTTGGAGTTGCACTAATTTTTACCAGTGTTAAATGTTTCTATGGAGGCAATGGTGCTGAGGAACCTTACCCATTTAAGGGTTCCTACTCTCAATTTACTCTATTGACGATGACATATGATGCCCGCCTCTGGAATTTGAAAATGTATGTTAAGCATTACTCGAGGTGTTCTTCAGTTAAAGAGATTGTTGTGGTTTGGAATAAAGGGACACCCCCCAAATTGAGTGACCTGGACTCTGTGGTGCCTGTTAGGATCAGAGTAGAAAATCAGAATTCACTTAACAATCGGTTCAAAAAGGATGAATTGATAAAGACCCGTGCTGTACTTGAGCTTGATGATGACATTATGATGACTTGTGATGACATTGAGAGAGGATTCAATGTATGGCGCCAACATCCTGACCGGATTGTTGGTTTCTATCCACGACTCATTAGTGGAAGCCCATTAAAGTACAGAGGTGAGAAATATGCCCGAAAACATAAAGGTTATAACATGATTCTTACTGGGGCAGCATTCGTAGACAGTAAAGTAGCTTTTGAGAGGTATTGCGGTGAGGAAGCTAAGCGTGGGAGGGATTTGGTGGACAAATATTTTAACTGTGAGGATGTGCTATTGAATTACTTGTATGCAAATGCAAGTACATCTGGTACAGTTGAATATGTGAGACCAACATGGGCAATAGATACGTCAAAATTCTCTGGTGCTGCAATTAGCCGAAATACGCAATTGCATTACAAGGTTAGAAGTAATTGCCTCCAGAAATTTTCTGAGATGTATGGAAGTATAGGTGGCCGGAAATCAGAATTTCAATGGCGAAAGGATGGCTGGGATTCATAG